One genomic segment of Arcobacter lacus includes these proteins:
- a CDS encoding 4Fe-4S dicluster domain-containing protein, whose amino-acid sequence MSNIEAPANTPVWVDENRCKACDKCVSVCPAGVLAMRQEVHSTLGSMITVVHPESCIGCSDCELACPDFAIFVADRKEFKFAKLSEEAKTRREKIIENKYRILDEDK is encoded by the coding sequence ATGTCTAATATAGAAGCTCCCGCTAATACTCCTGTTTGGGTTGATGAAAATAGATGTAAAGCATGTGATAAATGTGTTTCTGTTTGCCCAGCTGGAGTTTTAGCTATGAGACAAGAAGTTCACTCTACTTTAGGTTCAATGATAACTGTTGTTCATCCTGAATCTTGCATTGGGTGTAGTGACTGTGAATTAGCTTGTCCAGATTTTGCTATTTTTGTTGCCGATAGAAAAGAATTTAAATTTGCTAAGTTATCAGAAGAGGCAAAAACAAGAAGAGAAAAAATAATTGAAAATAAATATAGAATATTAGATGAAGATAAATAA
- a CDS encoding 2-oxoglutarate synthase subunit alpha, translating into MARELITTGNELAAKAAIDSKCEFFGGYPITPSSEIMHVLSSALPARGGVSIQMEDEISGICTALGAAMSGKRALTASSGPGISLKAENLGVGYISEVPLVVINVMRGGPSTGLPTRVSQGDILQARNPTHGDVKSITLVPGNLSECYTEVVRAFNLADRFMQPVFVLLDETIGHMSGKAVIPDLEEVENNRVYRKRFDGDKKDYKPYGVGEDEPAVLNPMFEGYRYHFTGLHHGPTGHPTEDALVCDALMKRLFKKVDAHLDELELNEEYMLDDADIMIIAYGSVSLGVTEAINRLRKEGIKVGMFRPKTIWPSPAKRIKELMNKFKKVLVAELNMGQFALEVQRVSLRDDFDTLFKANGRPLSPLEIIEKVKGM; encoded by the coding sequence ATGGCAAGAGAATTAATTACAACAGGAAATGAACTCGCAGCTAAAGCTGCAATTGATTCAAAATGTGAGTTTTTTGGAGGTTATCCAATTACTCCATCTAGTGAAATAATGCACGTTCTATCTTCAGCGCTTCCAGCTCGTGGAGGAGTTTCAATCCAAATGGAAGATGAAATTTCTGGAATTTGTACAGCTTTAGGTGCAGCAATGTCAGGAAAAAGAGCATTAACTGCATCAAGTGGACCTGGAATTTCACTAAAAGCTGAAAATTTAGGAGTAGGGTATATCTCTGAAGTTCCTTTAGTTGTTATAAATGTTATGAGAGGAGGTCCTTCAACTGGACTTCCTACAAGAGTTTCTCAAGGAGATATTTTACAAGCAAGAAATCCAACTCATGGTGATGTTAAATCTATAACTTTAGTTCCTGGAAATTTAAGTGAATGCTATACTGAGGTAGTAAGAGCATTTAACTTAGCAGATAGATTTATGCAACCAGTTTTTGTTTTATTGGATGAAACAATAGGACATATGAGTGGAAAAGCTGTTATTCCTGATTTGGAAGAAGTTGAAAATAATAGAGTTTATAGAAAAAGATTTGATGGTGATAAAAAAGATTATAAACCTTATGGAGTTGGAGAAGATGAACCAGCAGTATTAAATCCTATGTTTGAAGGTTATAGATATCATTTTACTGGACTTCATCATGGACCAACTGGACATCCGACAGAAGATGCACTTGTTTGTGATGCTTTAATGAAAAGGTTATTTAAAAAAGTTGATGCACACTTAGATGAATTAGAATTAAATGAAGAATACATGTTAGATGATGCAGATATTATGATTATTGCATATGGTTCAGTTTCACTTGGTGTTACTGAAGCAATTAATAGATTAAGAAAAGAAGGTATTAAAGTTGGAATGTTTAGACCAAAAACAATTTGGCCAAGTCCAGCTAAAAGAATAAAAGAGTTAATGAATAAATTTAAAAAAGTTTTAGTTGCAGAGTTAAATATGGGGCAATTTGCTTTAGAAGTTCAAAGAGTATCTCTAAGAGATGATTTTGATACTTTATTTAAAGCAAATGGA
- a CDS encoding tautomerase family protein produces the protein MPVINIKMTEEDGGATKEQKEKLSKGITELFAQTFNGRGASTAIVIIEEVSTDNYSIGGKTISQIRAEKK, from the coding sequence ATGCCAGTAATAAATATAAAAATGACAGAAGAAGATGGTGGAGCAACAAAAGAACAAAAAGAGAAATTATCAAAAGGTATAACAGAACTATTTGCACAAACATTTAATGGAAGAGGAGCCTCAACAGCAATTGTAATTATAGAAGAAGTAAGTACAGATAATTACTCAATAGGTGGTAAGACAATTAGTCAAATAAGAGCAGAAAAAAAATAG
- a CDS encoding tRNA1(Val) (adenine(37)-N6)-methyltransferase, whose amino-acid sequence MVLYQPVNGYCYNSDTHFLFNFICENLKKYKNVKGEVLDIGSGSGILGLLVAKEYEKVNLNQCEIQTAFQFFSSKNAQTNKINATLYKGSYKDFDFDKKFDICISNPPFYHSDVIKSENESLKIARYNDSLPLKILIEKTSKILKNDGKFFFCYDCKQLNEILLLLSEYKFNLEALQFVHPKVSKDATLVLIYAKKDSKSLTKIFNPLIVFEKDNLFTKNVENIYKKSSTHSIKVNFE is encoded by the coding sequence TTGGTTTTATATCAACCTGTAAATGGATATTGTTATAATAGTGATACACATTTTTTGTTCAATTTTATTTGTGAAAATTTAAAAAAGTATAAAAATGTTAAGGGTGAAGTTTTAGATATTGGAAGTGGTAGCGGAATTTTAGGACTATTAGTTGCAAAAGAGTATGAAAAAGTAAATTTAAATCAATGTGAAATTCAAACTGCATTTCAATTTTTTTCATCAAAAAATGCACAAACAAATAAAATAAATGCAACTTTGTATAAAGGTTCTTATAAAGATTTTGATTTTGATAAAAAATTTGATATTTGTATATCAAATCCACCTTTTTATCATAGTGATGTAATAAAAAGTGAAAATGAATCTTTAAAAATAGCAAGATATAATGACTCTTTACCTTTAAAAATACTTATTGAAAAAACTTCTAAAATTTTAAAAAATGATGGAAAGTTTTTTTTCTGTTATGACTGTAAACAATTGAATGAAATTTTACTTCTACTAAGTGAATATAAATTTAATCTTGAAGCTTTACAGTTTGTACATCCAAAAGTATCAAAAGATGCAACTTTAGTTTTAATTTATGCGAAAAAAGATTCAAAGTCTTTAACAAAAATATTTAATCCTTTGATTGTTTTTGAAAAAGATAATTTATTTACAAAAAATGTTGAAAATATTTACAAAAAATCTTCGACACATAGTATAAAGGTAAATTTTGAGTGA
- a CDS encoding PAS domain-containing protein, with protein sequence MGKEILLDDYSFLVSETDEKGHIIFANDDFCKIAEFSVDELIGKPHNVVRHPDMPKAAFKSLWETVKSGNVWTGYVKNSTKSGNYYWVYATVFPTTIADGKNGFLSCRRKASREEIEQHIKLYKELVEKEKMAK encoded by the coding sequence ATGGGAAAAGAAATATTACTAGATGATTATTCTTTTTTAGTTAGTGAAACTGACGAAAAAGGACATATAATATTTGCAAATGATGATTTTTGTAAAATTGCAGAATTTAGTGTAGATGAATTGATTGGTAAACCACATAATGTTGTAAGACATCCCGATATGCCAAAAGCAGCCTTTAAAAGTTTATGGGAAACAGTAAAAAGTGGAAATGTTTGGACAGGATATGTAAAAAATTCAACTAAATCAGGAAATTACTATTGGGTTTACGCAACAGTTTTTCCTACTACTATTGCTGACGGTAAAAATGGATTTTTATCTTGTAGAAGAAAAGCTTCAAGAGAAGAGATTGAACAACATATTAAGTTATATAAAGAGTTAGTTGAAAAAGAAAAGATGGCTAAATAG
- a CDS encoding LysR family transcriptional regulator, with the protein MDSNLLKVFVEVAKEKSITKAAINLNFAQSNITSRIKQLEKSLGLILFYRVPKGVTLTKEGEKLYPYALEIVKRIEIANSEMKNMNQQTHLIIGSTESNASVRIIPFLSQIHKDFPNISLELITDTTKEITKKLLEYKVDIAFVSGEPKNEDFMILNKIDEIITVVESKDNLSPNVFLSFKNGCAYNEFGQNYLKQFLDENYKVLEFGNYETILGCIKIGMGKSILPLSIIKKLNYEKDLHITKLSKDIANLPTCMICRVDNLPKIKKYLEDYKF; encoded by the coding sequence ATGGATTCTAATTTATTAAAAGTTTTTGTAGAAGTAGCAAAAGAAAAAAGTATTACTAAAGCAGCAATTAATTTAAACTTTGCTCAATCAAATATAACTTCAAGAATAAAACAACTTGAGAAATCTCTTGGTCTAATTTTATTTTATAGAGTTCCTAAAGGAGTTACTTTAACAAAAGAGGGTGAAAAACTTTATCCTTATGCATTAGAAATAGTAAAAAGAATTGAAATAGCTAATAGTGAAATGAAAAATATGAATCAACAAACACATTTGATTATTGGTTCAACAGAATCAAATGCTTCAGTTAGAATTATTCCTTTCTTATCCCAAATTCATAAAGATTTTCCAAATATTAGTTTAGAATTAATAACAGATACAACAAAAGAGATTACAAAAAAACTTTTAGAATATAAAGTAGATATTGCATTTGTAAGTGGTGAACCAAAAAATGAAGATTTTATGATTTTAAATAAAATTGATGAAATAATAACAGTTGTTGAATCAAAAGATAATTTATCTCCAAATGTTTTTTTATCTTTTAAAAATGGTTGTGCTTATAATGAATTTGGACAGAATTATTTAAAACAGTTTTTAGATGAGAATTATAAAGTTCTAGAATTTGGAAATTATGAAACAATATTGGGCTGTATTAAAATTGGTATGGGTAAGAGTATTTTACCACTTAGCATAATAAAAAAGTTAAATTATGAAAAAGATTTACATATAACAAAACTATCAAAAGATATTGCAAATCTTCCTACTTGTATGATTTGTAGAGTTGATAATCTTCCAAAAATAAAAAAGTATTTAGAAGATTATAAATTTTAA
- a CDS encoding YkgJ family cysteine cluster protein: protein MSDLIKKDGYNFAFSPSGCNSCNGNCCIGESGYIWINSKEIETLALHLNLSSETLKNRFLNKIGYKYSIKEVKLASNNFACCFFNLEKKQCSVYEARPIQCRTFPFWEYFKENEQEVYKECPAIKKL, encoded by the coding sequence TTGAGTGATTTAATAAAAAAAGATGGATATAATTTTGCATTTTCACCAAGTGGTTGTAATAGTTGTAATGGAAACTGTTGTATCGGTGAAAGTGGCTATATTTGGATTAATTCAAAAGAAATAGAGACATTGGCATTACATCTAAATTTGTCTAGCGAAACTCTAAAAAATAGATTTTTAAACAAAATTGGATATAAATATAGTATAAAAGAGGTAAAATTAGCTTCAAATAACTTTGCATGTTGTTTTTTTAATTTAGAAAAAAAACAGTGTTCAGTTTATGAGGCAAGACCGATACAATGTAGAACTTTCCCTTTTTGGGAATATTTTAAAGAAAATGAACAAGAGGTATACAAAGAGTGCCCAGCTATAAAAAAATTATAA
- the trpC gene encoding indole-3-glycerol phosphate synthase TrpC has protein sequence MILDEIIEKTKEDLILRKEKLSFEELEKKLKTINSKPKDVKTFLKSTKEEPIRIIAEVKKASPSKGIIKEDFNPLEIALEYSQNGANAISVLTEPHYFKGNLEYLSTIKNSVSTPLLRKDFIVDKYQIAEALLYGADFILLIAKALNEKELKELYEYARSLDLEVLVEIHDNEDLTKALNSNATIIGINHRNLGTFEMDMALCDKLIPLIPKDKIIVAESGVSDTEVIKRLHKVGADAFLIGEHFMRVPSIKAELTKFKNTLN, from the coding sequence ATGATTTTAGATGAAATTATAGAAAAAACAAAAGAAGATTTAATTTTAAGAAAAGAAAAACTAAGTTTTGAAGAATTAGAAAAAAAATTAAAAACTATTAACTCAAAACCAAAAGATGTAAAAACATTTTTAAAAAGTACAAAAGAAGAGCCAATAAGAATTATTGCTGAAGTAAAAAAAGCAAGTCCAAGTAAAGGAATTATAAAAGAAGATTTTAACCCACTAGAAATTGCTTTAGAATATAGTCAAAATGGGGCAAATGCAATTTCAGTTTTAACAGAACCTCACTATTTTAAAGGTAATTTAGAATATTTATCTACTATTAAAAATAGTGTTTCAACTCCTCTTTTAAGAAAAGACTTTATTGTGGATAAATATCAAATAGCTGAAGCTTTACTTTATGGAGCAGATTTTATTTTACTTATTGCAAAAGCTTTAAATGAAAAAGAGTTAAAAGAGTTATATGAATATGCAAGAAGTTTAGATTTAGAAGTTTTAGTTGAAATTCATGATAATGAAGATTTAACAAAAGCTCTAAATTCAAATGCAACGATTATAGGAATTAATCATAGAAATCTTGGTACTTTCGAAATGGATATGGCTTTATGTGATAAGTTAATTCCTCTTATTCCAAAAGATAAAATTATAGTTGCAGAATCAGGAGTAAGCGATACTGAAGTTATAAAAAGACTTCATAAAGTTGGAGCTGATGCATTTTTAATTGGTGAACATTTTATGAGAGTTCCTTCAATTAAAGCTGAATTAACAAAATTTAAAAATACATTAAATTAA
- a CDS encoding tetratricopeptide repeat protein: protein MPSYKKIIIFCFFLATIFIGCSIKDTNLENKEQSKNFAKVQTKNFDFENYYIMYALELEEQKMYVNARDMYLKLFENTNNYEYFVKYLAITTQLNEYDLVKEKVSKYMIENIKEEEIILRLYSYSLFKLNEIDEAISNAKKLSKKYESAMNYELLGTIYLANKDFKDAHDSFENALKFEDSSGIILTLTNIEFFQLNEKEDAIKRVKDYIPKSEYDFNLSLQLLAFYENLNEKNKIVEFLKEMFVYYKKTDNELLLNKTKALFWKYIDKNIAISFWEEQKEEDEFLLNFYRSTNQMQKAYDLLTKLYKNSSNIDFLAQQAIIEFETANDKKSVLKDVLSKFDLVMKSSSYHIYQNYYAYILIDYDIDIKKGLELVKQALEQEPTNIAYLDTLAWGEYKAKNCKEAYYWMKQIVDEVGLEDSEIKLHWEKIQECKK, encoded by the coding sequence GTGCCCAGCTATAAAAAAATTATAATTTTTTGCTTTTTTTTAGCAACTATATTTATTGGTTGCAGTATAAAAGATACTAATTTAGAAAACAAAGAGCAATCTAAAAATTTTGCAAAAGTACAAACTAAAAATTTTGATTTTGAAAATTACTATATTATGTATGCTTTAGAATTAGAAGAACAAAAAATGTATGTAAATGCAAGAGATATGTATCTAAAACTATTTGAAAATACAAATAACTATGAATATTTTGTAAAATATTTAGCAATTACAACTCAATTGAATGAGTATGATTTAGTAAAAGAAAAAGTTTCAAAATATATGATAGAAAATATAAAAGAAGAAGAAATAATTTTAAGATTATATTCTTACTCTTTATTTAAATTAAATGAAATTGATGAAGCTATTTCAAATGCAAAGAAATTATCAAAAAAATATGAAAGTGCAATGAATTATGAGCTTTTAGGAACAATTTATTTGGCTAATAAAGATTTTAAAGATGCCCATGATAGTTTCGAAAATGCTTTAAAATTTGAAGATTCAAGTGGAATAATACTTACTTTAACAAATATTGAATTTTTTCAACTAAATGAAAAAGAAGATGCAATAAAAAGAGTAAAAGATTATATTCCAAAAAGTGAATATGATTTCAACTTATCACTTCAACTTTTAGCTTTTTATGAAAATCTAAATGAAAAAAATAAAATAGTTGAATTTCTAAAAGAGATGTTTGTTTACTACAAAAAAACGGATAATGAATTACTATTAAATAAAACAAAAGCACTATTTTGGAAATACATAGATAAAAATATAGCAATATCTTTTTGGGAAGAACAAAAAGAAGAAGATGAATTTTTATTAAATTTTTATAGATCAACAAACCAAATGCAAAAAGCCTATGATTTATTGACAAAACTATATAAAAATAGTAGTAATATTGACTTCTTGGCACAACAAGCAATTATAGAATTTGAAACAGCAAATGATAAAAAAAGTGTTTTAAAAGATGTTCTTTCAAAATTTGATTTAGTAATGAAATCTTCAAGCTACCATATCTATCAAAATTATTATGCTTATATTTTAATAGATTATGATATAGATATTAAAAAAGGGCTTGAATTAGTAAAACAAGCCTTAGAACAAGAGCCAACAAATATTGCTTATCTTGATACATTAGCTTGGGGTGAATATAAAGCAAAAAATTGTAAAGAAGCTTATTATTGGATGAAACAAATCGTTGATGAAGTTGGATTAGAAGATAGTGAAATAAAACTTCACTGGGAAAAAATACAGGAGTGCAAAAAATGA